From Trueperaceae bacterium, a single genomic window includes:
- a CDS encoding 50S ribosomal protein L11 methyltransferase, with translation MSQGGRFAFRTHAELGLEGPEAATLWEYGCRGVAEEGREVIGYFDHPIELPLRGRWLELADEDYLERYYRELEPVLAGTLVVAPTHRQATLSAGQKPLWIDPGMAFGTGHHETTRLALEALCELDLERRAVLDVGAGSGILAIAADLLGARESRGIDIDPETVPIARANAALNRSRAQFEPGTLDEAHSADVVVANLHAELHVELAAAYARATLPNGHLLLTGILGDRTAMVEEALRDSFELHGWSEAGEWRLLHARRSGAEGR, from the coding sequence GTGAGTCAGGGAGGAAGGTTCGCCTTCCGCACCCACGCCGAGCTCGGCCTCGAGGGCCCCGAAGCGGCGACGCTGTGGGAGTACGGATGCCGGGGAGTGGCGGAGGAGGGGCGAGAGGTGATCGGCTACTTCGACCACCCCATCGAACTCCCTCTGCGTGGGCGCTGGCTCGAACTCGCCGACGAGGACTACCTCGAACGCTACTACCGCGAGCTCGAGCCGGTACTGGCAGGCACGCTCGTAGTCGCCCCCACCCACCGGCAGGCCACCCTCTCGGCAGGTCAGAAGCCGCTCTGGATCGATCCGGGGATGGCGTTCGGAACGGGCCATCACGAGACCACCAGGCTTGCACTCGAGGCACTCTGCGAGCTCGACCTCGAGCGGCGGGCGGTTCTCGACGTCGGCGCCGGGTCGGGGATCCTCGCCATCGCCGCCGACCTCCTGGGGGCGCGCGAGAGCCGGGGCATCGACATCGATCCGGAGACCGTGCCGATCGCCAGGGCGAACGCCGCTCTGAATCGTTCTCGCGCGCAGTTCGAGCCGGGAACGCTGGATGAGGCGCACTCTGCCGATGTCGTCGTCGCCAATCTGCACGCCGAACTCCACGTCGAACTGGCGGCGGCCTATGCGAGAGCGACCCTTCCGAACGGCCATCTGCTCCTCACCGGGATCCTCGGCGATCGTACCGCGATGGTAGAGGAGGCGCTGCGGGACAGTTTCGAACTGCACGGCTGGTCCGAAGCGGGCGAGTGGCGGCTGCTCCATGCGCGCAGGAGTGGGGCCGAGGGGCGCTAG
- a CDS encoding RsmE family RNA methyltransferase, whose protein sequence is MRRHRIHLPRLESGISTVTGREAAHLSQVLRVSPGSEIRAFDGRGMEAPGVVRVVETGRVVVELGQPHPTDVEPELEIGVAVSLLKGDKLSDVVRQCTELGARGFRPLLASRRDVPELSANKLARLRRVAQEAAKQSGRAFVPQVHEPVPLGSLHWSGTAVVAHPGSQRRLADLELTGEATVITGPEGGFSDEEVASLEARGASVIGLGARVLRAETAPVALVAALLVPKAL, encoded by the coding sequence GTGCGTCGGCACAGGATCCACCTGCCCCGGCTCGAGTCGGGGATCAGCACCGTCACCGGCAGAGAGGCCGCTCACCTCAGCCAGGTACTGCGCGTCTCGCCCGGCAGCGAGATCAGAGCGTTCGATGGCAGGGGTATGGAGGCGCCCGGAGTAGTGCGAGTGGTCGAAACCGGCCGCGTGGTCGTCGAACTAGGTCAACCGCACCCCACCGACGTCGAACCCGAGCTCGAGATCGGCGTAGCCGTCTCCCTCCTCAAGGGCGATAAGCTCTCCGACGTGGTGCGGCAGTGCACCGAGCTGGGGGCACGCGGTTTCCGACCGCTACTCGCCTCCCGCAGGGACGTACCGGAACTCTCCGCCAACAAGCTCGCCCGACTGAGGCGAGTTGCCCAGGAGGCGGCGAAGCAGAGCGGCAGGGCGTTCGTTCCGCAGGTGCACGAACCTGTTCCCCTCGGCTCGCTCCACTGGAGCGGAACGGCCGTCGTCGCCCACCCTGGTTCGCAGCGGCGGCTCGCCGATCTCGAGCTGACCGGCGAAGCGACCGTGATCACCGGTCCAGAGGGAGGCTTCAGCGACGAAGAGGTGGCTTCCCTCGAAGCACGCGGAGCTTCCGTCATCGGGCTCGGCGCCAGGGTGCTCCGCGCCGAAACCGCGCCGGTGGCTCTCGTCGCTGCGCTGCTCGTGCCCAAGGCGCTCTGA
- a CDS encoding glycerol-3-phosphate acyltransferase, with protein MSSELTFAVAALAVGWLIGALPLGSMAIRWLTGKDPSAFSAHNLGVENMVRLLGPTAAVTAFILDISKGFAAVGLTAGNPWGALGAFAGHLHPPIPGWREKTPRGRGNGVLLGAVAGLVVFGDLPFLAGFLPVAVFAALLAASSYVALATLVALLALDLLTVLLGLGPQYVGAALGLSVVALWRHKTSINRMLDGTEVRLGDPPPVRGLDPNVVRAAFMVHPMRLSDLWQARSQGWIGRLVKRGIIDEALVLRILPYTRPQLYEEITGIHLSDGRELRVLLIGGGMIPEQIRSRPDLATKMAIQGARLARDLGAEAFGLGAFWSTVGNKGLDVQEAVPDLAITNGGAYTAATVRAAVPGLLRRFQREGGSLRSATAAVVGANGVVAFGVARLIAPEVGHLILIGRDEQRLERSAQSLRRKFPLTRIETSVHISAIAAADLVFTATSDPNPVISKEFVKPGAWIYDLGRPVDVDENVREVPGVHVIPGGVVRPPGEMRSKIDIQFGDGLVPACMAETMIMTATRAFDRASLGPTTRSADIDFYLREGERLGFEVITRDERVSEPQVTA; from the coding sequence ATGTCCTCGGAACTCACATTCGCTGTCGCGGCTCTGGCGGTCGGCTGGCTCATCGGCGCCCTACCGCTGGGGAGCATGGCGATCCGGTGGCTCACCGGCAAGGATCCCAGCGCGTTCTCGGCCCACAACCTGGGGGTCGAGAACATGGTGCGCCTGCTCGGGCCGACCGCGGCCGTGACCGCCTTCATCCTGGACATCTCGAAGGGTTTCGCCGCCGTGGGGCTCACCGCGGGCAATCCGTGGGGTGCGCTCGGGGCCTTCGCCGGGCACCTCCACCCGCCGATCCCCGGCTGGCGGGAGAAGACTCCCCGCGGTCGCGGCAACGGAGTTCTCCTGGGGGCAGTGGCCGGCCTCGTCGTGTTCGGCGATCTGCCGTTCCTCGCCGGCTTCCTCCCGGTAGCCGTGTTCGCCGCCCTCCTGGCGGCAAGCAGTTACGTGGCCCTCGCCACGCTCGTCGCGCTCCTCGCCCTCGACCTGCTAACCGTGCTGCTGGGCCTCGGACCGCAATACGTCGGTGCTGCTCTCGGCCTCTCGGTGGTGGCGCTCTGGCGCCACAAGACGAGCATCAACCGGATGCTCGACGGTACCGAGGTGAGGCTGGGGGACCCGCCCCCCGTGCGCGGCCTCGATCCCAACGTCGTGCGCGCGGCCTTCATGGTTCACCCGATGAGGCTCAGCGACCTGTGGCAGGCCCGTTCGCAGGGGTGGATCGGGAGGTTGGTGAAGCGCGGGATCATAGACGAGGCCCTCGTCCTGCGCATCCTGCCCTACACCAGGCCCCAGCTATACGAGGAGATCACCGGAATCCACCTGTCCGACGGCCGTGAACTGCGGGTTCTGCTGATCGGCGGCGGGATGATCCCGGAGCAGATCAGGAGCCGGCCAGACCTCGCCACGAAGATGGCCATCCAGGGCGCCAGGCTGGCGCGCGACCTCGGTGCCGAAGCGTTCGGACTTGGCGCCTTCTGGTCCACCGTAGGGAACAAGGGGCTTGACGTACAGGAGGCGGTGCCGGATCTGGCGATCACCAACGGCGGAGCCTACACGGCGGCGACGGTGAGGGCTGCCGTACCCGGGCTGCTCAGGCGCTTCCAGCGCGAGGGGGGGTCGCTCCGGAGTGCCACGGCGGCAGTGGTGGGCGCCAATGGCGTGGTCGCTTTCGGCGTCGCCCGGCTCATAGCTCCCGAGGTAGGTCATCTGATCCTCATCGGCCGCGACGAGCAGCGACTCGAGCGCAGCGCACAGAGTCTGCGCCGGAAGTTCCCTCTTACCCGCATCGAAACGAGCGTCCACATATCGGCCATCGCCGCTGCCGACCTCGTGTTCACCGCCACCTCCGACCCCAACCCGGTGATCAGCAAGGAGTTCGTCAAGCCGGGTGCCTGGATCTACGACCTCGGCCGGCCGGTCGACGTAGACGAGAACGTTCGTGAGGTTCCCGGCGTCCACGTCATCCCAGGCGGAGTGGTGCGACCGCCGGGAGAGATGCGCAGCAAGATAGACATACAGTTCGGAGACGGGCTAGTCCCCGCCTGCATGGCGGAGACGATGATCATGACGGCGACGAGGGCGTTCGACCGGGCCTCGTTGGGACCGACCACCCGCAGCGCCGACATCGACTTCTATCTGAGGGAGGGGGAACGCCTGGGGTTCGAGGTGATCACGCGCGACGAGCGGGTGAGCGAACCTCAGGTGACCGCGTGA